GCGTTACCGCGTTGGCgtgtcatgtcatgtcatgttATGCCATACCATGCCATGCGAGCGATCGCGAACGAGGAAAAAAAAGTGTTCGTTGAGATCCTGATCGGGCAGGCAGTCGGGTCGGCTGTTGTGTGCGATCACAACGGATGGAGGTCTTCGGAGGACCGATTCGGCCCTGGAGcaggacacacacacacgccccccacgcccccccttccctcttcGTTGGTATGATTTCTTGTTGGTGAAGCGGCAGGGGTTCTTTCTATTACTTGAGGAGTGAGGGGAGGATCGTAGGCTATAAAGGGGTAGAAAGATGAGCGTTGGTTACCCCTGGACCCGGTGCACGATGCTTCCCTCGCGGGACGGTAGCTACGATCGGGCTTAGCTTCTGGAACGTTGCAGTCCGATGCGCGGCAGGAAGGCCGTGATGTGAAATAACCAGGGACGGAATAGAGCGTTGTTGCTAAGCAACACATGATGtgttggaggaggcggccaaaTGTCGACGGTGATGAGCTACCCTAAAGTCCGTGCAGGTCAATGGGATGTGATGACTTCATGTGTTCACGATGCCACGGCCAGTAGCTAGAGGCCGATAGATTTGTCGACCGCTCCCTGCAAAACGATATTGATTTCAAGTCTAAATTCAGACCCGTATACACTCAGTTAGCATGTCCAGCGGAAAAGTTTCAACACGCGACCCCCCGGGGACGCCCCAACGCCATTGCCAAGATAGCACGAAATGATGAGGCACGAAGCTGGCAGAAGAAGACACCAAGATGTCCTCGTGCGCTAGCTCCGCAGGGCGTCTAGGCGGTTCCGCATCTGGTCCATCATgacctcggcgtcctcctcctcctcctcctcctcctcttgcacgggctgctgcggctcgggcagcggggcggcgggcagggcaggctcCTTGCGGTCCTTGAGGATCTCGCCCAGGACCTtgtcgacctcgccctcggcctcgtcgtcttccatGAACATGTCCGGGTCCTCAGGCAGGGCGTCCTCGACCATCTcctcgatgatgccggcctTCATGAGCTCGACGCTCAGCTCGCGCATAGTGCCCGACAGCTCGGGCAGGCGGATGAGGGTGTTGACGTCCTTCATGATGCCGACGCTGGCCTTGATGGAGCCCTCGATCTTGCGGACGGCAAAGGCCTCGTTGACCTGCATCTGGACCGAGTTGAGCTGGGCCTTGGAGGTAACGAGGCGGGCCGAggtgcggcgggcgcggaccAGCTCGCGGGCGAAGTCGCGCACCTCCTTCTGGGCCTGCTTCTGGCGCGTGGGGTCGCGCTGGGCGCGCCGGTCGGCCTGGACGATGAGGTTCTTGGTCTTGATCTCGACCTGCTTTACTGTCGAGATGTCACGGTCGAGCTTGCGGATGTTGGATCGGAGGAGGGCGTTGCACTTTCGGACCTGCAGAGCACAGGAGGAGtcagagggggggggcgcttGTCAGGAAAATCGAGGTCCCTTCGCTGGAGCGATGCGTTCGCGGGCGTGGACGGGAAAGGGACAGAGACAAACCTGCGCCTGGGGGTCCGGCTTGCTGAAGAGCGACTTGAACGTCTccatggctgctggcgcggAATCGGGGggaggcgccgacgccggggcgccgtcgtctcgcgcggggagggaggggagaagGATGCGACGGACCGCGGCCGGTCGAGGCGGGTGAGCGATGAGCGAGCAGGTCGATGGAGCCGGCTCAAAGACTCGGCCGGGGCTTGGTTGAGCGTGgtgtcgcagcagcagcagcagcaagcagtgCTGATGTCGCTgcggtcgtcgtcacgggTGAGGCGGGGTGCGGATGGATGTTGCAGTGACGTTCGGGTTCCTGAGAGGCTGAGAAGGCTGTCGGCGGGCCACAGAGGGCTGGGCGTTAGTTAGGGCCCCaccaggctggctggctgccacCCCGACGAGCACTTCGCCTGCGAGGCACTGGCTACGTCCAAGGCACAAGTCGCGGCACAAAGGGAGAACTTTGGCAGGGCGAAAATGAATCAATCAAGCAACATAGCTTGGCGTGAGTCCCCTCTGACGGGATCCGACGGCGTATGAGGCGTGCACCTGATATAGACGGAAGCTTAGTAACTACCTAGTATACAACGTGAGCAAAGCAAGGCAGCCAGCGAGTTGCTCCGTAGTGAGCAGCCTCGGTGCCTCAAGATCTGAATTTGAATGTCTTTGCAAGTGTTGGACCTGACCCGAGATACTCGAATGTTTCAAGCTTTGGTCCACCATAGGACGTGTTGTGGCGGAGTTCCATCCGAAGGTGATGACGACTTAACTGTACAAAGTACATCGACAAGGCGGCAGAGAGTCGGGCACTGCCCGTGATTGACCGACACATTGAAGAGTCTGGAATtgggccgctgccgcccgtgggCCCGCTGACGGCAGTAATGGCGGGGCCCTgcgcggctggcgacgagcttgtcccTCTGCCTCGCGCACGAGGCTCTGCAAACAGGTCAAGCTTAGCAACGGAGCCGCAGTTAGTGGGCTACCTGTCCCGCTTGCCTCGCTCTCCAGCAACGGCGTGTACGCACTATCAGACCCAGCCCGCCCCTCAATGTGCTGGGTCTTTTCGCTTCCCGTTGCTTCTTAGACCTTCCACAGCTGCTCTCTCGTACGTCGCACCGCCCGTTGCACGACTTTTGTTTGATCGCGACCGGTTTCCCCTTCCTTCCCGCCACAAGACCCCGTACGTTCGTCACGTTCtacatccccccccccagcaTAGGTGGAACTACGCGGCTTTTGCCCATTTTCTTCCGGCTTCGTCCACGCTACGGTACTGAACTGACACGGGCTCGACCTCTACTAGCAGCGTTTGCACCGCACTCGCTTCGAAACGCTACCCTCTCTCGTTCCCCCGCCACACGATCCGCGCAGCAATCATGTCCGAGACAGCAACCCCTGAGGGTAAGTGATGTCGACGAGCATAGCCAGCActggccgcggccccggcggcgctcaaTGCTGAGCTCACCTCACGCCTCCGCACCCGCAATCGCactcgagctcgagctgaCGCCATGCCCCGTCCCCTTGCAGTTCTCTGGGCCCAGCGCTCTTCCGTCTCCGATGCCTCCAAGAACTTCGTCTACCTGACCATCTCGGTCCCCGACGTCCCCAAGGAGGGCCTCCAACTCGACCTCAAGCCTAGCAGCCTCACCTTCACCGGCACTTCGGCCACGCTCAAGCGCAAGTaccacgtcgagctcgagtTCTACGCCGAGATCGACCCCGAGGAAAGCAAGATTAACCACACCTCCAAGAACATCGAGATCAAGCTGCAGAAGAAGGAGCTTAAGGAGGAGTACTGGCCTCGGCTTCTCAAGGACAGCAAGAAGCTCCACTTCCTCAAGACCGACTTCGACAAGtgggtcgacgaggatgagcagAACGAGGCTCCCGAGGAGGACTTCTCGCAGTTTGGTGGCATGGGTAAGTGATGCCTGATCCAGATGAAAGCTTTTTGTTGTCGTGCTGACAGATGGGAACAGGTGGAATgcccggcatgggcggcggcggtatgTGACCCTGGCAacccgccaccacccacttACCTTTCCCTTCATTTGAGGCACTACGAGATAATTTGTGAGCGCCAACTGACAGACCAAAACTCCAGGTGActttggcggcatcgactTCTCTAagcttggaggcggcgccggcatgcCTGACCTGGGCGACTTGAGCGCCGGTGCTggtgagggcgacgacgacgacagcggcgacgacgacgacgatgacgacatgCCTGCGCTCGAGGGTGACGTCAAGGAGGGTGCGAAGAAGGACTAAACGAGACCAATATCCCCGTCTTCTGACCGGAACAGCGGCCGACGTGGGCTTGCAAGTTTATTC
The genomic region above belongs to Purpureocillium takamizusanense chromosome 5, complete sequence and contains:
- the VPS24 gene encoding Vacuolar protein-sorting-associated protein 24 (COG:U~EggNog:ENOG503P12C~BUSCO:EOG0926510L); this encodes METFKSLFSKPDPQAQVRKCNALLRSNIRKLDRDISTVKQVEIKTKNLIVQADRRAQRDPTRQKQAQKEVRDFARELVRARRTSARLVTSKAQLNSVQMQVNEAFAVRKIEGSIKASVGIMKDVNTLIRLPELSGTMRELSVELMKAGIIEEMVEDALPEDPDMFMEDDEAEGEVDKVLGEILKDRKEPALPAAPLPEPQQPVQEEEEEEEEDAEVMMDQMRNRLDALRS
- the wos2 gene encoding p23 chaperone protein wos2 (BUSCO:EOG09265BE5~COG:O~EggNog:ENOG503P2NF), which encodes MSETATPEVLWAQRSSVSDASKNFVYLTISVPDVPKEGLQLDLKPSSLTFTGTSATLKRKYHVELEFYAEIDPEESKINHTSKNIEIKLQKKELKEEYWPRLLKDSKKLHFLKTDFDKWVDEDEQNEAPEEDFSQFGGMGGMPGMGGGGDFGGIDFSKLGGGAGMPDLGDLSAGAGEGDDDDSGDDDDDDDMPALEGDVKEGAKKD